In Nonomuraea sp. NBC_00507, the following are encoded in one genomic region:
- a CDS encoding MerR family transcriptional regulator has translation MSRRDDDERRWTIGELAKATGVTIRTLYHYEEIGLVGAGERTAAGHRRYTEADLRRLYRVRALRGLGLSLDEIADVLKEPSDDLTALRGLLGAQLAEIELQAARLVQLKDQIGGLIQVLDESVMPEAEQFMATLETISVYEAYVNRELRDHLARRRADLGEDRMKDLRAEWLELLRETLGHLRAGRPVGDPAVQELSVRWESLASGLQSGDQQVDERLSAAGMALWSDNSAAISEGVAMQIDWLEAGDLPAVIDYLQRAKTFRSGE, from the coding sequence GTGAGTAGACGCGACGACGACGAGCGCCGGTGGACCATCGGGGAGCTGGCCAAGGCCACCGGGGTCACGATCAGGACGCTTTACCACTACGAGGAGATCGGCCTGGTCGGAGCCGGTGAGCGGACGGCGGCGGGCCACCGCCGCTACACCGAGGCGGACCTGCGGCGGCTCTACCGCGTGCGGGCGCTGCGCGGGCTCGGCCTGTCCCTGGACGAGATCGCCGACGTGCTCAAGGAGCCGTCGGACGACCTGACGGCGCTGCGCGGCCTGCTCGGCGCGCAGCTCGCCGAGATCGAGCTGCAGGCCGCCCGGCTGGTGCAGCTGAAGGACCAGATCGGCGGCCTGATCCAGGTGCTGGACGAGTCGGTGATGCCCGAGGCCGAGCAGTTCATGGCCACGCTGGAGACGATCTCGGTGTACGAGGCGTACGTCAACCGCGAGCTCCGCGACCACCTGGCGCGGCGACGGGCCGATCTCGGCGAGGACCGCATGAAGGATCTCAGGGCCGAGTGGCTGGAGCTGCTCAGGGAGACCCTCGGCCACCTGCGGGCCGGCAGGCCCGTCGGCGATCCGGCGGTGCAAGAGCTGAGCGTCCGGTGGGAGTCCTTGGCGAGCGGGCTGCAGAGCGGCGACCAGCAGGTCGACGAGCGGCTCAGCGCGGCGGGCATGGCTCTGTGGAGTGACAACAGCGCCGCGATCAGCGAGGGCGTCGCCATGCAGATCGACTGGCTGGAGGCCGGTGACCTGCCGGCGGTCATCGACTACCTCCAGCGCGCCAAGACCTTCAGGTCAGGAGAGTGA
- the eno gene encoding phosphopyruvate hydratase, whose product MCAFHIIDLRATQILDSRGHPTLSVTLTLAGGATGWAGVPSGASVGSQEAVQLRDGDMSRYGGSGVTRAAARVTGSIFHRLKGRPWHSLADVDQALIELDGTDAKSRLGGNATVGVSMATARAVAASQGQQLWEFLTPSTVRPRLPVPHFNLVSGGLHASNQLDFQEFMIAPIGAPSMAEAVRAGAEIYAVLHENLAAAGQPTGQGDDGGFAPDFRHPREVLAALVEAIDGAGYKPARDQVAIALDPAASRFRREDGAYQVAGERLSSLELIELYAQLAADYPIWSIEDGLAEDDTEGWRQLTDRLGERLQLVGDDVFVTSPAVIEQGIAAGIANAALIKVDQVGTVTETLQAMEVCRKHEYARMVSHRAGETVDDFIAELAVASGCGQFKSGAPARGERVIKYNRLMHIAAQRPDLPYGLAEPGGR is encoded by the coding sequence TTGTGCGCCTTCCACATCATCGACCTGCGCGCCACGCAGATCCTGGACTCGCGCGGCCACCCCACTCTGTCGGTCACGCTGACCCTGGCGGGCGGCGCGACCGGCTGGGCCGGTGTGCCCTCCGGCGCTTCCGTCGGTTCCCAGGAGGCGGTCCAGCTCCGCGACGGCGACATGAGCCGGTACGGCGGCTCGGGCGTGACCCGGGCGGCGGCCCGCGTCACCGGCTCGATCTTCCACCGCCTCAAAGGCCGGCCGTGGCATTCGCTGGCCGACGTCGACCAGGCCCTGATCGAGCTGGACGGCACCGACGCCAAGAGCAGGCTCGGCGGCAATGCCACCGTGGGCGTGTCGATGGCCACCGCGCGGGCCGTGGCCGCCTCCCAAGGGCAGCAGCTGTGGGAGTTCCTCACCCCGTCCACGGTGCGGCCGCGGCTGCCGGTGCCGCACTTCAACCTGGTCAGCGGCGGCCTGCATGCCTCTAATCAGCTCGACTTCCAGGAATTCATGATCGCCCCGATCGGCGCGCCTTCCATGGCCGAGGCCGTACGGGCCGGGGCGGAGATCTACGCCGTCCTGCACGAGAACCTGGCCGCGGCGGGGCAGCCGACCGGGCAGGGTGACGACGGCGGTTTCGCGCCTGACTTCAGGCATCCGCGTGAGGTGCTGGCCGCACTGGTGGAGGCCATCGACGGCGCCGGCTACAAGCCCGCCCGCGATCAGGTGGCCATCGCCCTGGACCCGGCCGCCTCGCGGTTCCGCCGCGAAGACGGCGCGTACCAGGTGGCGGGCGAACGCCTGTCCAGTCTCGAGCTGATCGAGCTCTACGCGCAGCTGGCAGCCGACTACCCGATCTGGAGCATCGAGGACGGCCTGGCCGAGGACGACACCGAGGGCTGGAGGCAGCTGACCGACCGGCTCGGCGAGCGGCTGCAACTGGTCGGCGACGACGTGTTCGTCACGAGCCCCGCCGTCATCGAGCAGGGCATCGCCGCGGGGATCGCCAACGCCGCGCTCATCAAGGTCGACCAGGTCGGCACCGTCACCGAGACGTTGCAGGCCATGGAGGTGTGCCGCAAGCACGAGTACGCGCGGATGGTCTCGCACCGCGCCGGCGAGACCGTGGACGACTTCATCGCCGAGCTGGCGGTGGCCAGCGGGTGCGGTCAGTTCAAGTCGGGCGCGCCGGCGCGCGGCGAACGGGTGATCAAGTACAACAGGCTCATGCACATCGCCGCCCAGCGGCCGGATCTGCCGTACGGGCTGGCCGAACCGGGTGGCCGATGA
- a CDS encoding VOC family protein — translation MQKITTYLWFDNQAEEAAQFYTSLFADSRILEVQRYPEGAPGPAGKAMIVTFELAGQRFIALNGGPQFTFNESVSLYVDCESQDEVDELWAKLTDGGEESQCGWLKDRWGLSWQIIPRRLSELLSDPDPARAQRAMQAMLGMQKIDVQALEKAAAG, via the coding sequence ATGCAGAAGATCACCACGTACCTCTGGTTCGACAACCAGGCCGAGGAGGCCGCGCAGTTCTACACCTCGCTCTTCGCCGACTCCCGCATCCTCGAGGTCCAGCGTTACCCCGAGGGCGCGCCGGGCCCGGCGGGAAAGGCGATGATCGTCACGTTCGAGCTGGCCGGCCAGCGGTTCATCGCGCTGAACGGCGGCCCGCAGTTCACGTTCAACGAGTCCGTCTCGCTGTACGTCGACTGCGAGTCGCAGGACGAGGTCGACGAGCTGTGGGCCAAGCTCACCGACGGCGGCGAGGAGTCGCAGTGCGGCTGGCTGAAGGACAGGTGGGGCCTGTCCTGGCAGATCATCCCGCGCCGCCTCAGCGAGCTGCTGAGCGACCCGGATCCGGCCAGGGCGCAGCGTGCCATGCAGGCCATGCTGGGCATGCAGAAGATCGACGTCCAGGCCCTGGAGAAGGCCGCCGCGGGCTGA
- a CDS encoding ABC transporter ATP-binding protein — MTVLSGRDLHKTFGRTPALRGAALTLADGEVLAVMGPSGSGKSTLLHCLAGVLRPDAGEVLFRDVRIDRLRDRERARLRRTSFGFVFQFGQLVPELPVAENIALPLLLEGRPRTAALAEASEWVSRLGLDGVWDHLPGELSGGQAQRAAVARALIARPKVVFADEPTGALDSVAADQVMELLVDTVRAEDASMVVVTHEPRVAAFADRTAIVRDGLVVQPVGAR, encoded by the coding sequence ATGACGGTCCTAAGCGGTCGTGACCTGCACAAGACCTTCGGCCGCACGCCGGCGCTGCGTGGCGCCGCGCTGACCCTGGCCGACGGCGAGGTGCTGGCCGTCATGGGGCCCAGCGGGTCGGGCAAGTCCACGCTGCTGCACTGCCTGGCCGGCGTGCTGCGGCCGGACGCGGGCGAGGTGCTCTTCCGCGACGTGCGGATCGACCGGCTGCGCGACCGCGAGCGCGCGAGGTTGCGCCGCACGAGCTTTGGGTTCGTGTTCCAGTTCGGGCAGCTGGTCCCCGAGCTGCCTGTGGCGGAGAACATCGCGCTGCCGCTGCTGCTGGAGGGCCGCCCGCGGACGGCCGCGCTCGCCGAGGCGTCGGAGTGGGTGTCCCGGCTGGGCCTGGACGGCGTGTGGGACCACCTGCCCGGCGAGCTGTCCGGCGGGCAGGCGCAGCGGGCGGCGGTCGCGCGGGCGTTGATCGCCCGCCCGAAGGTGGTGTTCGCCGACGAGCCGACCGGCGCGCTCGACTCCGTCGCCGCCGACCAGGTGATGGAGCTCCTCGTCGACACGGTCCGCGCGGAGGACGCCTCCATGGTGGTGGTGACCCACGAGCCGCGGGTGGCCGCCTTCGCCGACCGTACGGCGATCGTCCGTGACGGGCTCGTCGTCCAGCCGGTGGGTGCCCGATGA
- a CDS encoding PadR family transcriptional regulator, producing MTVSYTLLGLLEEADRHGYDLKQAYDRRFGAAKPIRFGQVYRTLAQLVRDGLVEIAGVEPGAGPERKRYAITPEGVTDLDRWLAEPEDPQPQLQAVLFTKVTLALMSGRPAEEFLDAQRTRHLAVMRTLTAARREAESAQDALLADYQLFHVEADLRWIEHAAGRLPTLAEEVRDDGPKRS from the coding sequence ATGACGGTGTCGTACACGCTGCTGGGCCTCCTGGAGGAGGCCGATCGTCACGGTTATGACCTGAAGCAGGCTTATGACCGCCGCTTCGGCGCGGCCAAGCCGATCCGGTTCGGGCAGGTCTACCGCACCCTGGCCCAACTCGTCCGCGACGGGCTGGTCGAGATCGCCGGCGTGGAGCCGGGCGCCGGGCCGGAGCGCAAGCGGTACGCCATCACCCCGGAGGGAGTGACCGACTTGGACCGCTGGCTCGCCGAACCGGAGGATCCTCAGCCCCAGCTCCAGGCGGTGCTGTTCACGAAGGTGACGCTGGCGCTGATGTCGGGCCGGCCCGCCGAGGAGTTCCTGGACGCGCAGCGCACGCGGCACCTTGCCGTGATGCGCACGCTGACCGCCGCGCGGCGCGAGGCGGAGTCGGCGCAGGATGCCCTGCTGGCCGACTACCAGCTCTTCCACGTCGAGGCGGATCTGCGCTGGATCGAGCACGCGGCGGGCCGGCTGCCCACCCTGGCGGAGGAGGTCCGCGATGACGGTCCTAAGCGGTCGTGA
- a CDS encoding endo-1,4-beta-xylanase has translation MKSLIIALALVAAVPLPAHAEHRTPRDLRELAYQNGIRIGSAVDIAALRSEDDYRKVLNREFSHVTAENAMKWESVEPERGVFTWGDADALVDNARRNNQKVRGHTLVWHNQLPAWLTTGVENGTIDAAELRDILRDHVTTQVRRYKGKIRAWDVVNEVVNDDGTMRQSIWLTHLGPGFIADVFRWAHRADPHAKLYINDYNLEWNAPKIETTLSIVKDLQAQGVPIHGVGFQGHLGIQYDYPGDWANVMKRFADLGLEIAVTEMDVRMVLPVTPEKLATQADYYRRALTDCLSVKVCREFTVWGFTDRHSWVPGWFDGEGAACLLDENLAPKPAYHALLTVKKA, from the coding sequence GTGAAGTCCCTGATCATCGCCCTGGCGCTCGTCGCCGCCGTTCCACTCCCCGCCCACGCCGAGCACCGTACGCCGCGTGACCTGCGTGAGCTCGCGTACCAGAACGGCATCAGAATCGGCAGCGCCGTCGACATCGCCGCCTTGCGCAGTGAAGACGACTACCGCAAGGTGTTGAATCGCGAGTTCTCCCACGTCACCGCGGAGAACGCGATGAAGTGGGAGTCGGTCGAGCCGGAACGGGGCGTCTTCACCTGGGGCGACGCCGATGCCCTGGTCGACAACGCCCGCCGCAACAACCAGAAGGTCCGCGGCCACACGCTGGTCTGGCACAACCAGCTGCCGGCCTGGCTGACCACCGGTGTCGAGAACGGCACCATCGACGCCGCCGAGCTCAGGGACATCCTGCGCGACCACGTCACCACCCAGGTACGCCGCTACAAGGGCAAGATCAGGGCCTGGGACGTGGTCAACGAGGTGGTCAACGACGACGGCACGATGCGGCAGAGCATCTGGCTCACCCACCTCGGCCCCGGCTTCATCGCCGACGTCTTCCGCTGGGCCCACCGCGCGGACCCGCACGCCAAGCTCTACATCAACGACTACAACCTGGAATGGAACGCCCCCAAGATCGAGACCACGCTGTCGATCGTCAAGGACCTCCAGGCGCAGGGCGTGCCGATCCACGGCGTCGGCTTCCAGGGCCACCTCGGCATCCAGTATGACTACCCTGGCGATTGGGCGAACGTCATGAAGCGCTTCGCCGACCTGGGCCTGGAGATCGCGGTCACCGAGATGGACGTGCGCATGGTGCTGCCGGTGACGCCCGAGAAGCTGGCCACCCAGGCCGACTACTACCGCCGGGCGCTGACCGACTGCCTCAGCGTCAAGGTCTGCCGCGAGTTCACCGTCTGGGGCTTCACCGACCGGCACTCGTGGGTGCCCGGCTGGTTCGACGGCGAGGGTGCGGCCTGCCTGCTCGACGAGAACCTGGCGCCCAAGCCCGCCTACCACGCCCTGCTGACGGTGAAGAAGGCTTAG
- a CDS encoding FtsX-like permease family protein — protein sequence MNAVLIGMRLAVAGGRTGWARLALTALGVGVGVALLLLCLTGQSALQGRAERAAWRDTSPSTPATAPDPMLWLAVSDHFAGEPLHRVHVAALGARPPVPPGLDRLPSAGEVVVSPGLRTLIATTPRDQLGDRFPGRIVATIGPAALEYPDQLVAVVGYAPERLGELTGAQRVFGIQTGLSGDYAFTLAARLLIGIVAVLLLVPVAVYIVMVTRIAAVRREQRFAAMRLAGATRTQLAVTAATETGVGAVAGAMLGFLGYTALRPVVAGHLTHGGARFFDSDLTVAPAWLIVVLAGVPLLAVGAAMTSILGIRITPLGIGGRASRRRPPTAWRIVLLGAGIAGMLAIVAGVPWLVEVPPPEGPYMVFLLCLLVGGVFAGPYICLVAARAMARLGRRATTLMAARRIAANPRTFRGVSGVVLAVFAATFMACMLSAAGSAPGAAFYGGLRPGVVEIYVGNQPVTRLAPLMGARTVAIRVHPDDWSSVVSCAELTRIVVASCPLPESVRVRGMGRDATIGVMSGAIHESVPGAAGLPIRALYVLTDGTLAAEERVRTQAALLLPRAILNTQRDTVLQESRLWAELTTLARLTTWFVVLLAGCSLTVGVVAGLIERRRPFALLRASGVRLGELRRILLLESVVPLVLAVALGAGLGAAASYAMAVAQGDRWFPPGLDFAGGLAAGVLAALAVTAAALPLMNVTTRYDAVRYE from the coding sequence ATGAACGCCGTGCTGATCGGGATGAGACTGGCCGTCGCCGGCGGCCGTACGGGATGGGCCCGGCTGGCGCTGACCGCGCTCGGCGTCGGCGTCGGCGTCGCGTTGTTGCTGCTCTGCCTCACCGGGCAGTCCGCGCTGCAGGGGCGGGCGGAACGAGCGGCATGGCGGGACACGTCGCCGTCCACCCCGGCCACCGCGCCGGACCCGATGTTGTGGCTGGCCGTCAGCGACCACTTCGCGGGTGAGCCGCTGCACCGGGTGCACGTCGCGGCACTCGGTGCGCGCCCGCCGGTTCCTCCCGGACTCGACCGGCTCCCGTCGGCCGGCGAGGTCGTCGTCTCGCCCGGGTTGCGGACGCTGATCGCGACAACCCCGCGTGACCAGCTCGGCGACCGGTTCCCCGGCCGGATCGTTGCGACGATCGGCCCGGCGGCCCTGGAATACCCGGACCAGCTCGTCGCCGTTGTCGGCTACGCCCCGGAGCGGTTGGGCGAGCTCACCGGCGCGCAGCGGGTGTTCGGGATCCAGACGGGCCTGTCCGGCGACTACGCCTTCACCCTGGCGGCGCGGCTGCTGATCGGGATCGTGGCGGTCCTGCTGCTCGTGCCCGTCGCCGTCTACATCGTCATGGTCACGAGGATCGCCGCCGTGCGCCGTGAGCAACGCTTCGCCGCGATGCGGCTGGCCGGCGCCACCAGGACGCAGCTCGCGGTCACGGCCGCCACCGAGACCGGGGTCGGCGCGGTCGCCGGGGCGATGCTCGGCTTCCTCGGCTACACGGCGCTCCGGCCCGTGGTGGCGGGGCACCTGACCCATGGCGGGGCCCGCTTCTTCGACTCCGACCTCACGGTGGCGCCTGCCTGGCTGATCGTGGTGCTGGCAGGCGTGCCGCTGCTGGCGGTGGGCGCCGCGATGACGTCGATTCTCGGGATTCGGATCACGCCGCTGGGCATCGGCGGCCGTGCCTCCCGTAGGCGGCCGCCCACCGCCTGGCGGATCGTGCTGCTGGGCGCCGGAATCGCCGGCATGCTCGCCATCGTGGCCGGTGTGCCGTGGCTGGTGGAAGTCCCTCCGCCGGAGGGGCCTTACATGGTCTTCCTGCTCTGCCTGCTCGTGGGCGGGGTGTTCGCCGGGCCTTACATCTGCCTGGTCGCCGCCCGGGCCATGGCCCGTCTCGGCCGCCGTGCCACCACGCTGATGGCGGCCCGGCGCATCGCCGCGAACCCCCGCACGTTCAGGGGCGTCAGCGGGGTGGTGCTGGCCGTCTTCGCTGCCACGTTCATGGCGTGCATGCTCAGCGCCGCGGGCAGCGCGCCGGGGGCCGCGTTCTACGGTGGCCTGCGGCCCGGCGTGGTCGAGATCTACGTCGGCAACCAGCCGGTCACCAGGCTCGCGCCGCTGATGGGCGCGCGGACGGTGGCGATCCGGGTGCATCCGGATGACTGGAGTTCGGTCGTGTCCTGTGCCGAGCTGACCCGGATCGTGGTCGCCTCCTGTCCGCTCCCGGAGTCCGTGCGGGTCCGCGGCATGGGACGGGACGCCACCATCGGCGTGATGTCCGGGGCCATCCACGAGTCCGTCCCGGGCGCGGCGGGTCTCCCGATCCGTGCCCTCTATGTGCTGACTGACGGCACCCTCGCGGCGGAGGAGCGCGTCCGTACGCAGGCCGCGCTCCTCCTGCCCCGCGCGATACTCAACACCCAGCGCGACACCGTGCTGCAGGAGTCGCGGTTGTGGGCCGAGTTGACCACGCTCGCCCGGCTGACGACCTGGTTCGTGGTCCTCCTTGCCGGGTGCAGCCTGACGGTCGGGGTGGTGGCCGGGCTGATCGAGCGGCGGCGCCCGTTCGCGTTGTTGCGGGCCTCGGGCGTGCGGCTCGGCGAGTTGCGCAGGATCCTGCTGCTGGAGTCGGTCGTGCCGCTGGTGCTGGCCGTGGCGCTCGGCGCCGGTCTGGGCGCGGCGGCGTCGTACGCGATGGCCGTCGCCCAGGGGGACCGGTGGTTCCCGCCCGGCCTGGACTTCGCCGGCGGCCTGGCCGCCGGGGTGCTGGCCGCGCTGGCCGTCACCGCGGCGGCGCTCCCGCTGATGAACGTCACGACCAGGTACGACGCCGTCCGCTACGAATAG